DNA from Clostridia bacterium:
AAAAACTGATTAAAATTTTGCTCCGAGATGAAGATATTTACCATAGTTTTTTGGATCGGATTACAATTAATGTTTCCGAATTTTTTCGTAATCCTGTGCAATGGGAAATTCTAAGAAAAAAGATGATGCCTTTATTGTTATCCCCAGATAAAAGACTTTATATTTGGAGTGCTGGCTGTGCCTCTGGTGAGGAACCTTATAGTTTGGCCATGAGTTTAATGGGAGTTTTCCCCTGGCAAAAATATGTATTATGGGCAACAGATTGTGATCAGGTAGTCCTTGAAAAGGCTAAACAGGGTGTTTATCCTCCTAATAGTGTACAAACCATTCCCGAAATTTTTTTAAAACAGTTTCTTGTTTTTAAGGATGGAGAATATTTTGTAAAACCTGAACTAAAAAGGTCTGTGTTATTTGAAAAACATGATCTTTTAAAAGATGAATTTCCTAAACAAATGGATTTAATTGTTTGTCGTAATGTGGTAATTTATTTTAAAGAGGAAATTAAAGATGAACTCTATTTGAAATTTTATAAAGCTTTACGACCAGGTGGTATTTTATTTGTTGGTTGTACTGAACAAATTATACAAGCACGGAAAATTGGTTTTGAATCTATTAGTCCCTTTTTCTACAGGCGTTCATTATAAAGAACAAAAGGAGGATTTTTATGTCTGAAAGTATTTTTGTTTTGGATATAGGTACTCGTACGGTAGTAGCCCTTTGGGCTTCTTTTCGGGAGGGAGCAATGTATGTTGAACACATTTTAACTAAAGAACATCAAACCAGAGCTATGTTTGATGGACAAATTCATCATGTGGAAGAAGTAGTAAATATTGTTGAAAAACTTGTTCGACAAATGGAACAGCTTGTAGGTAGGGAAATTAAACAAGTTGCCGTGGCAGCAGCTGGCAGAACATTGGAGACAGTAAAGGGAAGTACGGAAATGGTTCACCCAATAAGTAGTGTTTTTACAAAAGAAGAAGTTTTAGCTTTAGAATTGGAAGCAGTGGAGGAGGCACAAGCCTCCTTACCAACTAATGCGGATTTGCCCTTATCTTTGCAATATTATTGTGTAGGTTATAGTATTGTTCAGGAATATTTGGATGATGTACCTATTGGTTCTTTAGTGGGTCAGAAGGGGGAAAAAGCACGTATAGAAATAATTGCCACTTTTTTACCGCGGATGGTGGTAGATTCATTACAAAATGTTGTGGAAAAAGCTGGCTTAGAGATTGTTTCTT
Protein-coding regions in this window:
- a CDS encoding protein-glutamate O-methyltransferase CheR, encoding MDAYERFLNDLKNKLGLDLSGYKRKQMERRISSLMKYLELENSYEKLIKILLRDEDIYHSFLDRITINVSEFFRNPVQWEILRKKMMPLLLSPDKRLYIWSAGCASGEEPYSLAMSLMGVFPWQKYVLWATDCDQVVLEKAKQGVYPPNSVQTIPEIFLKQFLVFKDGEYFVKPELKRSVLFEKHDLLKDEFPKQMDLIVCRNVVIYFKEEIKDELYLKFYKALRPGGILFVGCTEQIIQARKIGFESISPFFYRRSL